The sequence below is a genomic window from Oscillospiraceae bacterium.
GGACATCCTCACCGGCGACCCCGCCATGCTCGCCCTCAAGCGCCGCATCCGGGACGCGGCGGCCATCGACTCCCCCGTGCTCCTCTACGGGGAGACCGGCACCGGCAAGGAGCTGGTGGCCCAGTCCCTGCACAGCGAGGGGCGCCGGGCCAGGGGCCCCTTCCTGTCCCAGAACTGCGCCGCCATCCCCCCCAACCTGCTGGAGAGCATCTTCTTCGGCACCGAGAAGGGCAGCTACACCGGCGCGGAGAACCGCAAGGGCCTCTTCGAGGTGGCCGACGGCGGCACGCTGTTCCTGGACGAGATCAACTCCATGGACGTGGGGCTCCAGGCCAAGCTGCTCAAGGCCCTGGAGGAGAAGAAGGTGCGCCACGTGGGCGGGCACAGGGACATCCCCTTCGACGTGCGCATCGTGTGCGCCATGAACGAGGACCCGCGCACCGTGCTGGCCGAGCACCGGGTGCGGGAGGATCTGTACTACCGGGTGGGGGTGGTCAAGCTCACCATCCCCCCGCTGCGGGAGCGGCCCGGGGACGTGGCCCTGCTCACCGGCCACTTTTTGGAGAAGTTCAGCCGGGAGATGAACAAGCGGGTCACCGGGGTCAGCCCCCTGGCCCAGGGCCTGCTGGAGCAGTACCCCTGGCCGGGCAACGTGCGGGAGCTGCAAAACACCATCGAGAGCGCCTTCAACACCGCCAAGGGGGAGACCCTGCTGGTGGAGGACATCCGGGACATCCTCTCCCCCGCCGCCCCCGTCCGGCGGGCCGCCCCCGCCCCCGCGCTGGGGGAGGGCTTCTCCCTGACCCGGGCCGTGGATTCCTACGAGCGGGATCTCATCCGCCAGGCCCTGGAGCAGAGCGCCTCCGTCTCCGAGGCCGCCCGGCTGCTGGGCCTGTCCCGGCAGCGGCTGCAATACAAGATGCAAAAATTTGGACTCTAAAGTTTTTGCACCCCCGCAAAAATTTTTGCGCATTTCGGACGCCTCCGTGCCGCCGCCCCGCGGCCCGGGGGCGTTTTCCCCGCCTTTGCGAGTTGGTACGCCGTTTGCTTTCTTAACGGGCAGCTGACGATAGAAAGGAAGCGTATTTTATGCGCAGGCTCTGGACAAACGGAATCATCGCCTCCATGGACCCCTATATGCGCACCTACGAGGCCCTGGGCGCGGAGGACGGCAAGATCGTCTTTCTGGGCACGGCGGCGGAGGCCGCCGCCCAGACCTGGGACGAAATCACTGACCTGGGCGGGAAGCTGATGCTCCCCGGCTTTATGGACACCCACATGCACATGCTGCACTACGCCCTCTTCAAGCGCAACCTGCCCCTCTACGGGGTCAAATCCATCGGGGATATGGTGGAGCTGGGCCGCGCCCGCGTCGCCGCGGAGCACCCGCCCTACCTGCTGGGCATGGGCTGGAACCAGGAGACCCTGGCCGAAAACCGCCTGGTCACCCGGGACGACATGGATCGCATCTCCACCGACATCCCGGTGTGTATGCTGCGGGTGTGCGGCCACGTGGCCGCCTGCAACAGCAAGATGCTGGAGATCATCTCCGGCCAGCGGGATCTGGACCCGGAGACCCTGAGCCACGTGGACTTCATCCACGGCATCCTCCGGGAGGACGCCATGCGGCTGTACATGAACGTGATCCCCCGCATGGACGCCGCCTTCGTGCGCTCCCTCATCGACCAGGGGCAGGCCGACCTGAACGCCTGCGGCATCACCTGCGTCCACTCCGACGATCTGAAGGTCATCCCCGGCATGGACCCCTACGACCTCATCAACCTCTTCCGCACCGTGGAGCGGGAGGGCAGGCTCACCGTGCGCGTGTACGAGCAGTGCCTGGTGGACCAGTCCGCCTTCGCCCCCATGCACGGCTGCCGGGACAGCCTGGACAACCACGAGAGCCTCTTCCGCACCGGGCCGAGGAAGCTCCTCCAGGACGGCTCCCTGGGGGCCAAGTCGGCCCTGATGATCCACGGCTACTACGACGAGCCCCTGAACCACGGCATCCCCATCTACACCCCCGGCGAGCTCTACCGCTGGATCAAGGCCGCCCACGACGACCATATGAACGTGGCGGTCCACGCCATCGGGGACATGGCCATCAGCCAGGTGTGCGACGCGGTGGAGCGGGTGCAGGCGGAGAACCCCTGGCCCGAGGCCCGCCACGGCGTGGTCCACGCCCAGATCACCAATCCCGAGCTGCTGCGGCGCATGGAGCGGCTGCGCCTGCAGGCCTATATCCAGCCCGTGTTCATCGAGGCGGACATGAACGTCATCGAGGAGCGGGTGGGGCCCACCTACATGAAGGGCACCTACAACTGGAAGACCATGCTGGAGCTGGGCATCCCGTGCAGCGGCGGGTCGGACTGCCCGGTGGAGTCCTTCTCCATCCTGGAGAACCTGTACGCCGCGGTCACCCGCAAAAACCGGGCGGGCACCAAGACCTTCCTGCCCGAGCAGGCCCTGAGCATGGAGGAGGGCGTGCGGTTGTTCACCACAAGCGCGGCCTGGGCCAGCTACGACGAGGACTGGCGCGGCTCCCTGGAGCTGGGCAAGCTGGCCGATCTGGCCGTGCTGGACCGGGACATCTTCCACATGGACCCCGACGAGCTGCTCCACACCCGCGTGACGGAGACCGTGCTCAACGGCGCGACCGTATACAGGGCTTAATTTAAAAACCGGCCAACCCGAAGAGGGTTGGCCGGTTTCTCTTTCAGTCCGCTTTTTTGAACATGCCCTTGTCCACGCTGCACAGCGGGCAGGACCAGGTGGGGGGCAGCGCCTCGAAGGGGGTGCCCGGGGCGATCCCGTGGTCGGGGTCCCCCTTCTCCGGGTCGTACACGTAGCCGCAGAGGGCGCAGACGTATTTCTCCGCCCTGGGCTTCTCCGGGGCGGGCGCGGCGGGGCCGGCGGCCAACGCCGCAACGGCCCGGGCGTAGTCCGCCATGGCGGCCAGATCCTCCGCCTTGGGGGTGAAGAGCACCCGGAAGGGCTCCTCGGGCGCGGCGAACTTGAGCTGCCGCAGCCGGGTGTGGAGCATATTGGGGGCCTCCCCGCTCCAGCCGTAGGCGCCGAAGGCGCCCGCCGCGCGGCCCTTGGTGTTGATGGCGCACAGGGAGGCCAGCACGTCCCACAGGGCCTTAGGCGCGTCCCGGTTGATGGTGGGGGCCCCCGCCAGCACCACGTCGGCGGCGTTGGCCAGCGCGGCCGCCTCGGCCAGGGGGGTGAAGGTCACGTCGGTGAGGCTCACCTCCAACCCGCCGGCCTCCAGGGCCTCCGCCGCGGCCTTGGCCAGGGCGGCGGTGCAGCCGTAGGCCGAGCAGTACAGCACGGCGGCGGTCTTTTTCCCCCTGGGCGCGGGGGTGCTCCAGGCGCGGTAGCGCTCCTTCGCCGCGCCGATGCCCTGCGCCAGACAGGGGCCGTGGCTGGGGCACACCAGCTCCACGCCCTCCGGCATCTTGTCCAGCCCCGCCAGCACGTGGGGCTTGAAGGGCCCGAAGATGCAGTTGTAGTAGTGCGCAAACTCCCCCTCGTAGGCCGCCCGGTCGTGGATTTTGGCGTCCAGCATGGCGGGCTCGCAGTAGTGGGTGCCCAGGAAGTCGCAGGTGAAGAGCACCCCGTCCGCCTTATCCCAGGTGAACATGGAGTCCGCCCAGTGGAGCATGGGCGCGGGGATGAACTCCAAAACCCTGCCGCCCAGCTCCAGCGTGTCCCCCGCCTTCACCACCCGGACGGGGAAGGTGCGGTTGGTGATGTCCTCCAGGTGCTTTTTCCCCGCCGCGGTGCAGCACACCTCCAGCTTGGGGCACTTGTCCAGCAGGCGGGCCACGCTGCCCGAATGGTCGGGCTCGTTGTGGTTCATAATCAGGCAGTCCACGTCCTCCAGCGGGAGGATCTGGCGGATATTCTCCTCGTACTCCTCGAAATAGTCCGCGTGGACCGTCTCGATCAGCACGTTTTTCTCCCCGGTGAGCAGATACGCGTTATAGGAGGTGCCGTATTTGGCCTCCATGACGATGTCGAAGACCCGCAGGGCGGGGTTCAGCACGCCCACGGACCACAGGCCCTCCCGCAGCTTGATGGCGCTCATTGACCCGACTTCCTTTCCATTTCTATATTCCACTAAGCCGATATGATTTTATAGTATACGGTCACAGGTTCCCCTTGTCAAGGAAACGCGCCGGTATAAATGTGAAAAACGGGGAACGATACACGGTTGACTTTCCCTTGGCCGGGCATTACAATGATTTTTGTCGATTCTCTCTATTAAAGGAGTTCTTTTTTTATGCCCGTTTACCTGGATAACGCAGCCACCACCCGGGTGTGCCCCGAGGCCGCCCGGGCGGCCCTGGCCGAGATGACCGAGGGCTTCGGCAACCCCTCCTCCGGCTACGAGCCGGGCCGCGCCGCCGCCTCCCGGCTGGAGGCGCGCCGGGAGACCGTGGCCGCCGCCCTGGGCTGCCTGCCCGGGGAGATCTTCTTCACCTCCTGCGGCACCGAGGGGGACAACTGGGCCCTGCGCGCCGGAGCGGCGTACGGCAGGCGGGCGGGCCGCCACATCGTCACCACCGCCATCGAACACTCCGCCGTGCTGGAGACGGCCCGGGCGCTGGAGGCCCAGGGCTGGGAGGTGACCCGCCTGCGCCCCGGACGGGACGGGCGGGTGCCCCTGGAGGCGCTGGAGGCGGCCCTGCGGCCCGACACGGTGCTGGTGTCCATGATGCTGGTGAACAACGAGCTGGGCACCCTCCAGCCGGTGGCCCAGGCCGCCGCCGCCATCCGGCGCGCGGGCTGCCCTGCCCTGCTGCACACCGACGCGGTGCAGGCTTTCCTAAAGGTGCCCTTCACCCCCGAGGCGTTGGGGGCCGACCTGGTCACCCTCAGCGGCCACAAGATCCGCGCCCCCAAGGGCGTGGGGGTGCAGTATATCCGCCGGGGGCTGAAGCTGGGGCCCCTGTTCACCGGGGGCGGGCAGGAGTCCGGCCTGCGGCCGGGCACCGAGCCCACCGCCCAGATCGCCGCCCTGGCCGCAGCCGTGGAGGCGTGGGAGCCCTCCTTCCCGGAGCGCATCCGGGCGGTGAAGGACTACGCGCTGGCCGCGCTGCCCGCGGCCGTGCCGGGGCTGGAGGTGGTCAGCGCCGGGGACGCCCCCCACATCTGCGCCGTGGCCCTGCCCGGCTACCCCAGCGAAATGCTGGTGCGGGATCTCAGCGACCGGGGGATCTACGTCTCCTCCGGCTCGGCCTGCCACAAGGGCAAGCCCAGCCACGTGTTCGCCGCCCTGGGCCTGCCCAAGCGCACCCTGATGGGGGTGCTGCGCCTGTCCTTCTCCCCGGAAAACACCACCGGGGACGTGGACGCGCTGCGGGATGCGCTGATCGACATTCAAAAAAACAGGATTGCAGTGAGGTGAGCCGATGTTTTCCTATATGAAACGGGGGAGGGCCTTCTACAAGGACGTGGTGGTCCTGGCCATCCCCATCCTGCTGCAAAACCTGATCACCACCTCCCTGGGCCTCATCGACACCTTCATGGTGGGCAGCCTGGGGGAGGCCCCCCTGGCCGCCGTGCTGCTGGCCAACACCCCGGTCTTTGTCATCCAGCTGGTCATCTTCGGGCTCCAGAGCGGCTCCTCGGTGCTGATCAGCCAGTTCTGGGGCAAGGGGGACACCGACAGCATTAACCGGGTGGTGGGCCTGGGGTGCTATGTGGCGGGGGCCATCTCGGTGTGCTTCGCCGCCGTGATGTTCTTCTTCCCCACCCAGCTCATGGGCCTTTTGAGCGACAACCAGCAGCTCGTCCCCATGGCCGCCGACTACGGGCGGATCGTGGGCTTCTCCTACATCCTCAACAGCCTGACGGGGGTGTACGTGGGGGCCCACCGCAGCATGGAGAACCCCAAGCTGGGGCTGAAGATCTTCACGGTCTCCATGTGCGCCAACACCTTCCTCAACTGGGTCTTCATCTTCGGCAACCTGGGGGCCCCCGCCCTGGGGGTGGTGGGCGCGGCGGTGGCCACCCTGGCCTCCCGCGTGGTGGAGTTCCTGATTATGCTCTTCTACGCCCTCTTTAACCGCCGCTTCCGCCTGCGCCCGACCATGCTCATCCATCCGGGGGCCGAGCTGGCCCGGAAATTTGTGAAATACTCCAGCCCCGTGGTCCTCAACGAGGCGCTGTGGGGCCTGGGCACCTCCCTGTACAAGGTGGTCATGGGCCACATGGAGGACTCCACCGAGATCCTGGCCGCCCGCGCCCTGGTGGGCAACATCGAGGATCTCTGCTCCGTGGCCATCTTCGCCGTGGCCGGCACCGCCGCCATCGTCATCGGCCGGGAGATCGGCGCGGGGCGGCGGGACACGGTGTACGAGGTGGGGGCCACCATGGACACCCTGGCCCTCATCTGCGGCGGGCTGGTGGGCGGGGTGATGATCCTGGCGGCCTGGTTCGTGTTCCCCGGGGTGGTCTACCCCATCTTCCAGCTGTCCGCCAAGTCCAGCGGCTTCGCCACCATGATGCTCACCTTCTCCGGGGGCTTTTTGGCCCTGCGGGCCTTCAACTCCACCAACACCGTGGGCGTGCTGCGGGGCGGCGGCGACGTGCGGGCCGCCATGATCATCGACCTGACCCCCCTGTGGTTCGTGGCCCTGCCCCTGGCCGCCCTCTTCGGGCTGGTGTTCAAATGGGGCATCTTCTGGGTGTACGTGGGCATCATCATGGAGCAGATCTCCAAGTTCTGGGTGGGCGTGTCCCGCTTCCGCTCCCGCGCGTGGATCAACGACGTGACCAACCTGGGCGCGCAGTAGCAGACGCCATCACCGTTGTTGCAGCTTAGGAGGATAAGGCGAACAACGGCGGGCGATTCATGAATCGCCCCTACGAGCGCCAAGCGCTGTATGGGGCATGGCAGTACGTGCGGCTTTTCAGGCAGTTATTAAATAGCAACTACTATCAAGTATGGGCGGGTCATGTGCCGCAGGGGCGGCAGCCCTATTCGCCCCAAGTGCCAGACCGAACCGAGCCCTGAGCGCTTACAGGTTTTGCAGGTTACCTGAACCGCACCGCCGCTGGGCTCTGGGTCCAGGGCCGAAGCCCTGGTTGTTTCTTCCCGGGGTTCTTTGCAAGCAAAGAATCCCGCCGCCGGAGGCCGGGCCTCCAAAAAGGGCGCCCTTTCCTTTTTGAAAATTTTCCCGCACTGTATAGAACCCCCTCCGATTCCATATCCTTTTGTTACAGCATTTGATATGGAGGAGAACCCTTATGAAACAATGGATCGCGGCCGTGCTGGCCGCCGCGCTTTTGATCCTCCCCGCCGGCGCCGTGGCCGGCGCGCCCCAGGTGGAGGCCGGCTCCGCCGTCCTGATGGAGAAGGAGACCGGCACCGTGCTCTTTGAGGATCACGCCCACGACAAGCTGGAGCCCGCCTCGGTGACCAAGATTATGACCCTCCTGCTGGTGATGGAGGCCATCGACGGCGGCCGCCTGTCCCTGGACGACATGGTGAGCGTCTCGGCCCACGCCGCCTCCATGGGCGGCTCCCAGGTCTATTTAAAGGAAGGCGAGCAGATGAGCGTCCACGATCTGCTCAAGGCGGTCACCGTGGTCTCGGGCAACGACGCCGCCGTGGCTCTGGCCGAGCACCTGGCGGGCAGCGAGGAGGCCTTTGTGGAGAAGATGAACCAGCGCGCGGCCGAGCTGGGCATGGAGGACACCTGCTTCCTCAACTGCACCGGCCTGCCCGCCGCGGGCCACCTGACCTCCGCCTACGACATCGCCCTGATGTCCCGCGCCCTCATCTCCCACCCCAAGATCCGCGAATACACCACCATCTGGATGGACTCCATCCGGGACGGCCAGTTCCAGCTGGCCAACACCAACAAGCTCATCCGCTTCTACGAGGGGGCCACCGGCCTCAAGACCGGCTCCACCGACGCCGCGCTGTACTGCCTGTCCGCCACCGCGGAGCGCGACGGTATGGAGCTTATCGCGGTGATCATGAAGTCCCCCACCTCGGAGAAGCGCTTTGAGGGCGCCAAGAGCCTTTTGAACTTCGGCTTCGCCAACTACACCCTGCTGGACGTGTACCCCAACCAGGCCCTGCCCCCCGTGGACGTGCTGCTGGGGGTGTGCGAGCAGGTGCAGCCCGTGCTCTCCCGGTCCAGCCGCATCCTGATCGACAAGGCGGACCTGAACAACGTCACCACCGAGCTGCGGCTGTGCGAGAGCGTGGAGGCCCCGGTGGAGGCCGGCCAGATTTTAGGCGAGATGGCCGTGCTGGTGGGCGGACAGGAGCGGGAGACCATCCCCATCGTGTGCGCCGACCCGGTGGAGCGCATCACCGTGCCCGGCATCTTCGCAAAGCTCCTGCACACCCTCTTCATGGCCCCCTGATTATCAGCCCGGCGGCGCGCAGACTGCGCGCCGCCGGGTTCTTTTTTCTGTTTGGCGCAAAATGCCCCCTGTAATTAAACCGTATAGTTTTCGTTTTCCCCGTTTCCCGCCCCATTTCCCAACCTTTTTGATGTTCCAAATTTTTACGCCGCCTGTAGCATCCTAACCTTGACGGGGGTCTATTTACGTTGTATAATTTATACAAATAAGCACTGCGCAATTTGGGGCTTATTATCAGCAATTACTAGAAGTCTTCTGGACGCAGCGCTCATTTTTGGATGCTTTTACCAATGAGGAGAGGATACCTATGGCTCTATCGCCCGAGAAAGCAGATCAGATCCCCGCGGCGGCCCCCGCCCCCCTGCCCCCCGCGCTGGACGCCTTCGTCCGGGGACAAGCCGTCCGTATGCAGGACTACCTGGGCTCCCATCCCGCGGCGCGGGACGGCGCGGAGGGGTACGTGTTCCGCGTGTGGGCTCCCCACGCCGGGGCGTGCGCCGTGATGGGCGACTTCAACGGCTGGGATCCCGAGGCCAACCCCATGCAAGCGGTGGGCGGCGGCGTCTGGGAGGGCTTCGTGCCCGGCCTGAAGCGGTACGACACGTACAAGTACGCCGTGCGCGCCGCCGACGGCAGGGTGCTGGCCAAGGCCGACCCCTACGCCTTCCACGCCGAGACCCGCCCCGGCACCGCCTCCAAGATCTACGACCTGGAGGGCTACCAGTGGGAGGACGGCGAGTGGCTGGCCCACCGCAGGCAGAACCCAATTTACCAACGCCCCCTGAACATCTACGAGGTCCATCTGGGCTCCTGGCGGCGCACGGGGGAGGACGAGACCCTCAGCTACCGGGACATGGCCCAGTACCTGGTGCCCTACGTGAAGGAGATGGGCTTCACCCACGTGGAGCTGCTCCCGGTCACCGAGCACCCGCTGGACGCCTCCTGGGGCTACCAGTGCACCGGCTATTTTGCGGCCACCAGCCGCTTCGGCACCCCCCACGACTTCATGTGGCTGGTGGATCAGCTCCACCAGGCGGGGGTGGGGGTCATCCTGGACTGGGTGCCCGCCCACTTCCCCAAGGACGCCTTCGGCCTCTACGAGTTCGACGGCCAGGCCTGCTACGAGTACGCCGACCCCCGCAAGGGGGAGCACGCCGACTGGGGCACCCGGGTGTTCGACTACGGCCGCAGCGAGGTGCGCTCCTTCCTCTACTCCTCCGCGCTGTTCTGGCTGGAGCAGTACCACATCGACGGCCTGCGGGTGGACGCGGTGGCCTCCATGCTCTACCTGGACTACGGCCGCCAGGGCGGCCAGTGGGTGCCCAACATCCACGGCGGGCACGAGAACCTGGAGGCCGTGGAGTTCCTGCAGCAGCTCAACGGCCACGTGTTCCTGGACCACCCGGACGTGATGATGATCGCCGAGGAGTCCACCGCCTGGCCCCTGGTGTCCCACCCGGTGGACCAGGGCGGGCTGGGCTTCAACCTGAAGTGGAACATGGGCTGGATGAACGACATCCAGCACTATATCAAGCTGGACCCCTACTTCCGCCAGTTCAACCACAAGGACATCACCTTCTCGCTGATGTACGCCTTCTCGGAGAACTTTATCCTGCCCCTGTCCCACGACGAGGTGGTGCACCTGAAGGGCTCCCTCATCGCCAAGATGCCGGGCGCCGACGAGGAGAAGTACGCCGGGGTGCGGGCCTTTTACACCTACATGCTCACCCATCCGGGCAAAAAGCTGCTCTTTATGGGGGCCGAGTTCGGCCAGTGGCACGAGTGGCAGTTTGAGCACTCCCTGGACTGGCACCTGCTGGAGATGGACAACGAGGACGGCGAGCGCCACCGCAGCCTGAAGGAGTACTTCAAGCAGGCCAACAACTTCTACCTGGCCCACAAGGAGCTCTGGGAGCTGGACTTCTCCTGGGAGGGCTTCCAGTGGATCTGCGCCGACGACGCCAAGGGCAACTGCGCCATTTTCCTGCGCAAGGACCGGAAGGGCGACTTCCTGCTGGTGGCCTGCAACTTCTCCCCCGTCCACCGGGAGGGCTACCGGGTGGGCGTGCCCGCCGCAGGCCGGTACGAGCCCGTGTTCAACAGCGACGACGCGGCCTTTGGCGGACAGGATTTGGGCGACAGGGAGCCGCTGAAGAGCGAGTACGTGCCCAGCCACGGCCAGGAGCAGTCCCTGGTGCTGGACCTGCCCCCCATGAGCGGGGTCATCTACCGCTGCACCAAGAAGTTCCCGCCCAGGAAGCAGAAGACCGTCCGGGCCGTGCCCATCAAGACCGCCCCGGCCAAGCCGGTGAGGAAGCCCGGCGGCGCCGCGCCGAAAAACTGACTTTTCCACTACTCTTTTGGGGTGATAAGAATGAAAAAAGAATGTGTAGCCATGCTCCTGGCCGGCGGCCAGGGCAGCCGGCTCCACGCGCTGACCAGCCGCGTGGCAAAGCCCGCCGTCCCCTTCGGGGGAAAGTACCGCATCATCGACTTCCCCCTGTCCAACTGCGTCAACTCCGGCATCGACACCGTGGGCGTGCTGACCCAGTACCGGCCCCTGGAGCTCAACTCCTACATCGGCAACGGCCAGCCCTGGGATCTGGACCGCTCCTACGGCGGCGTCCACATCCTGCCCCCCTACATGCGCGAGGGCGACAAGGGCACCTGGTACAAGGGCACCGCCAACGCCATCTACCAGAACCTCAGCTTCATCCAGCTCTACGACCCGGACTACGTGCTGATCCTCTCGGGCGACCACGTGTACAAGATGGACTACGCCGACATGCTCCGCCGCCACAAGGAGGCGGGCGCCGCCTGCACCATCTCCGTGCTGGAGGTCCCCATGGCCGAGGCCCCCCGCTTCGGCATCATGAACGTGGACGAGAACGACGACGTGTATGAGTTTGAGGAGAAGCCCAAGCACCCCAAGTCCAACCTGGCCTCCATGGGCATTTACATCTTCACCTGGAGCAAGCTGAGGGACTACTTGATCGCCGACGAGGCCGACGAGAAGAGCAGCAACGATTTCGGCAAAAACATCATCCCCGCCATGCTGGGCGCCGGGGAGAAGCTGACCACCTACCGCTTCTCCGGCTACTGGAAGGACGTGGGCACCATCGACTCCCTGTGGGACGCCAACATGGATATGCTGGCCCCCGAGATGGGCATCGACCTCTACGACCAGGACTGGCCCATCTTCGCCCGCACCCCCACCAAGCCCCCCCATTTCACCGGCCCCAACGCGTCGCTCAACCACTCCATGGTCACCGGCGGCTGCGAGGTGTACGGCAAGGTGGAGAACTCCATCCTGTTCCACTCCGTGGTGGTGGAGGAGGGCGCGGTGGTGCGCTACTCCATCCTCATGCCGGGCACGGTGGTCAAGGCCGGGGCCGTGGTGGAGTACGCCATCGTGGCCGAGTCCGCCACCATCGGCGAGAACGCCAGGGTGGGCACCGCACCGCCGCCCGACGCGCAGTCCGCCGAGGACTGGGGCATCGCCGTGGTTGCCCAGGGCATCAGGGTCGGCAAGGAGGCCGTGGTGCCCGCCAAGGCCATGATTACCCGGAACGTGAAAGGGGGTGCTGTGAAATGATGAACAAGCTGCACGGCATCATCTTCTCCTACCGCTCCAACCCCAACCTGCGGGAGCTGACGCAGCACCGCAACACCTGCTCCATCCCCTACGGCGGGCGCTACCGCGTCATCGACTTCATGCTCTCCAACATGGTCAACGCCAACATCGCCGACGTGGGCCTCATCGTCCACACCAGCTACCAGTCCCTGCTGGACCACGTGGGCTCGGGCAAGGACTGGGACCTGTCCCGCAAGCACGGCGGCCTGCGCATCCTGCCCCCCTTCGGCTACGCCAACAAAAACCGCGAGGGGGCCTACCGGGGCCGCATGGACGCCCTGGCCGGGGTGTACTCCTATCTCCAAAACATCCGCCAGGACCACGTGGTGCTGGCCGGGGGCGACATCGCCGTCAACCTGCCCATCCGTGACATCTACGAGTCCCACATCGCCAGCGGCGCGGACATCACCGCCGTGTGCACCCGCTCCCCCAAGGGCGACCCCAAGGAGTCGGACTACTTCGTGATGGGCGCGGGCGGCATGGTCTCCGACGTGCTGGTCCACCCCCCCATCCCCCAGGGCTGCGAGTCCCTGGAGGTCTATATCATGTCCAAGTCCCTGCTCCTGTCCCTGGTGGACCACTGCGCCGCCCACAACGTGGCCTCCTTCAGCCAGGGCGTGCTGCTGCCCATGCTGGGCACGCTGAAAATCCACCCCTACATCTTCGACGGGTACGCCGCCCGGCTCCAGTCGGTGGCGGGGTACTTCGCCCGCAGCATGGAGCTGCTGGACCCGGCGGTGCGGCAGGACCTCTTCACCGCCGAGCGCCCGGTCAAGACCAAGGACCAGTCCAACCCCTCCACCTACTACGGCCCCGACTCCCGCTCGGCCAGCTCCCTGGTGGCCGACGGCTGTATCGTCGAGGGCGAGGTGGAGAACTCCATCCTCTTCCGCGGCGTGACGGTGGAGAAGGGCGCCCGGGTGCAGAACTGCGTGCTCATGCAGGGCACCACCATCCAGGCGGGCGCGGTGCTCAAGTACGCCATCAC
It includes:
- a CDS encoding D-Ala-D-Ala carboxypeptidase, which translates into the protein MKQWIAAVLAAALLILPAGAVAGAPQVEAGSAVLMEKETGTVLFEDHAHDKLEPASVTKIMTLLLVMEAIDGGRLSLDDMVSVSAHAASMGGSQVYLKEGEQMSVHDLLKAVTVVSGNDAAVALAEHLAGSEEAFVEKMNQRAAELGMEDTCFLNCTGLPAAGHLTSAYDIALMSRALISHPKIREYTTIWMDSIRDGQFQLANTNKLIRFYEGATGLKTGSTDAALYCLSATAERDGMELIAVIMKSPTSEKRFEGAKSLLNFGFANYTLLDVYPNQALPPVDVLLGVCEQVQPVLSRSSRILIDKADLNNVTTELRLCESVEAPVEAGQILGEMAVLVGGQERETIPIVCADPVERITVPGIFAKLLHTLFMAP
- a CDS encoding cysteine desulfurase; its protein translation is MPVYLDNAATTRVCPEAARAALAEMTEGFGNPSSGYEPGRAAASRLEARRETVAAALGCLPGEIFFTSCGTEGDNWALRAGAAYGRRAGRHIVTTAIEHSAVLETARALEAQGWEVTRLRPGRDGRVPLEALEAALRPDTVLVSMMLVNNELGTLQPVAQAAAAIRRAGCPALLHTDAVQAFLKVPFTPEALGADLVTLSGHKIRAPKGVGVQYIRRGLKLGPLFTGGGQESGLRPGTEPTAQIAALAAAVEAWEPSFPERIRAVKDYALAALPAAVPGLEVVSAGDAPHICAVALPGYPSEMLVRDLSDRGIYVSSGSACHKGKPSHVFAALGLPKRTLMGVLRLSFSPENTTGDVDALRDALIDIQKNRIAVR
- a CDS encoding MATE family efflux transporter; protein product: MFSYMKRGRAFYKDVVVLAIPILLQNLITTSLGLIDTFMVGSLGEAPLAAVLLANTPVFVIQLVIFGLQSGSSVLISQFWGKGDTDSINRVVGLGCYVAGAISVCFAAVMFFFPTQLMGLLSDNQQLVPMAADYGRIVGFSYILNSLTGVYVGAHRSMENPKLGLKIFTVSMCANTFLNWVFIFGNLGAPALGVVGAAVATLASRVVEFLIMLFYALFNRRFRLRPTMLIHPGAELARKFVKYSSPVVLNEALWGLGTSLYKVVMGHMEDSTEILAARALVGNIEDLCSVAIFAVAGTAAIVIGREIGAGRRDTVYEVGATMDTLALICGGLVGGVMILAAWFVFPGVVYPIFQLSAKSSGFATMMLTFSGGFLALRAFNSTNTVGVLRGGGDVRAAMIIDLTPLWFVALPLAALFGLVFKWGIFWVYVGIIMEQISKFWVGVSRFRSRAWINDVTNLGAQ
- the rocR_1 gene encoding arginine utilization regulatory protein, which produces MEQYLDQIYRIIHLCEDTDGIFICDRNGYIEYCRSPLNYYLKPVDTVGKHILEIYPGVTEETSTILQVLKTGKPITGYRQDLVNYLGQRIALLSTTVPIVVDGQVVGAVDSSQFYHIDSLRVREPGDDGLYRLEDILTGDPAMLALKRRIRDAAAIDSPVLLYGETGTGKELVAQSLHSEGRRARGPFLSQNCAAIPPNLLESIFFGTEKGSYTGAENRKGLFEVADGGTLFLDEINSMDVGLQAKLLKALEEKKVRHVGGHRDIPFDVRIVCAMNEDPRTVLAEHRVREDLYYRVGVVKLTIPPLRERPGDVALLTGHFLEKFSREMNKRVTGVSPLAQGLLEQYPWPGNVRELQNTIESAFNTAKGETLLVEDIRDILSPAAPVRRAAPAPALGEGFSLTRAVDSYERDLIRQALEQSASVSEAARLLGLSRQRLQYKMQKFGL
- the fprA2 gene encoding flavo-diiron protein FprA2, coding for MSAIKLREGLWSVGVLNPALRVFDIVMEAKYGTSYNAYLLTGEKNVLIETVHADYFEEYEENIRQILPLEDVDCLIMNHNEPDHSGSVARLLDKCPKLEVCCTAAGKKHLEDITNRTFPVRVVKAGDTLELGGRVLEFIPAPMLHWADSMFTWDKADGVLFTCDFLGTHYCEPAMLDAKIHDRAAYEGEFAHYYNCIFGPFKPHVLAGLDKMPEGVELVCPSHGPCLAQGIGAAKERYRAWSTPAPRGKKTAAVLYCSAYGCTAALAKAAAEALEAGGLEVSLTDVTFTPLAEAAALANAADVVLAGAPTINRDAPKALWDVLASLCAINTKGRAAGAFGAYGWSGEAPNMLHTRLRQLKFAAPEEPFRVLFTPKAEDLAAMADYARAVAALAAGPAAPAPEKPRAEKYVCALCGYVYDPEKGDPDHGIAPGTPFEALPPTWSCPLCSVDKGMFKKAD
- a CDS encoding exoenzyme regulatory protein aepA precursor, whose amino-acid sequence is MRRLWTNGIIASMDPYMRTYEALGAEDGKIVFLGTAAEAAAQTWDEITDLGGKLMLPGFMDTHMHMLHYALFKRNLPLYGVKSIGDMVELGRARVAAEHPPYLLGMGWNQETLAENRLVTRDDMDRISTDIPVCMLRVCGHVAACNSKMLEIISGQRDLDPETLSHVDFIHGILREDAMRLYMNVIPRMDAAFVRSLIDQGQADLNACGITCVHSDDLKVIPGMDPYDLINLFRTVEREGRLTVRVYEQCLVDQSAFAPMHGCRDSLDNHESLFRTGPRKLLQDGSLGAKSALMIHGYYDEPLNHGIPIYTPGELYRWIKAAHDDHMNVAVHAIGDMAISQVCDAVERVQAENPWPEARHGVVHAQITNPELLRRMERLRLQAYIQPVFIEADMNVIEERVGPTYMKGTYNWKTMLELGIPCSGGSDCPVESFSILENLYAAVTRKNRAGTKTFLPEQALSMEEGVRLFTTSAAWASYDEDWRGSLELGKLADLAVLDRDIFHMDPDELLHTRVTETVLNGATVYRA